In one window of Primulina tabacum isolate GXHZ01 chromosome 8, ASM2559414v2, whole genome shotgun sequence DNA:
- the LOC142552714 gene encoding uncharacterized protein LOC142552714 yields the protein MTMANSIPLFLGFLFWFYSSLAFVPATYSSNETDFLALLAFKSTILPDPLGPLNSWNQTSNFCTWEGIICSPRYHERVIEINLVSRGLKGTISPYVGNLSFLTRISLQNNNFHGVIPQEIGRLGKLEFVEFSGNSFTGDLPSNLSQCSNLVYLNMTDNSFSGMIPPELGSLHKLEVFNLTNNKFFGIIPPSIGNLTSLTHLSLSSCGLTGQIPESFGQLQSLILLQLTDNGFSGSIPLGLFNISTIQLFEAATNQLEGTIPENIGTTLTSLRGILLAQNKLSGVFPVSLLNSTTFERIGLFSNKLTGPIPKDLGRLSRLTVVAIWSNYFVGDISFISSLTNCTNLSVLLIGNNLFTGFLPISIANLSGKITKIDLSHNKIRGNISSDIQKLYNLTRLNLSSNYLEGSIPLGIGNLGKLIDLDLGGNRFTSEIPSSIGNLTLLNHMFLQENHLFGSVPKSLINCTYLLSLNLSHNNLNGSIPQEIMSLSSLSVFLDLSHNSFTGSIPLEVGSLTKLGNLHLSDNRLSGLMPASLGRCTSLEELYLEGNSFEGEIPSKLSDLEGLQFLDLSRNNLSGAIPGFLSRLHLEKLNLSFNNLQGQVPISGVFRNKTLVSLDGNKELCGGILELQLPPCSSSNSSKKYKLSQLKFLIPLMVFGMIICVSLSVCWIRFIFRRKRMRKDSVSSFPSFLEHDHVMRLSYSDLLKATGGFNEDNVVGVGRFGSVYKGILDGSAQLIAVKVLNLSVKGACKSLAAECNVLRNARHRNLLKILSICDSIDSEGYTFKALVYEFKAKGSLEKWLHHNKEEDGEAESKKLDLIQRLKIAIDVAHAVEYLHCGTDSVIVHGDLKPSNILLDHDMLAHVGDFGLAKIVSSILPTGESSSSVGIMGTVGYIPPEYGSSWRVTEQGDLYSYGILVLEMFTKRRPTSYPFKDHLNLHNFVRCALPDQVMEIVDPFFRKVHAQNSKLKDCLTCLLSVGVACSRENPIQRMPMSAVIQELQRIKNCYQGG from the exons ATGACCATGGCAAACTCCATACCCCTATTTCTTGGCTTCTTATTTTGGTTCTATTCTTCGCTGGCCTTCGTTCCAGCAACATACTCGAGCAACGAAACCGATTTTCTCGCACTTCTCGCCTTCAAATCCACCATTTTACCTGATCCTCTGGGACCCCTGAACTCGTGGAACCAAACGTCAAATTTCTGTACCTGGGAAGGCATAATTTGCAGCCCACGCTACCATGAAAGAGTTATCGAAATAAATCTAGTATCACGTGGCTTGAAGGGAACTATTTCGCCATATGTAGGCAATCTATCTTTTCTTACAAGGATCTCCCTCCAAAACAATAACTTCCACGGCGTCATACCTCAAGAAATCGGTCGATTAGGAAAACTAGAGTTTGTAGAATTCAGCGGTAATTCTTTCACTGGGGATTTGCCTAGCAATCTGTCACAATGTTCAAATCTTGTTTATCTTAACATGACTGATAATAGCTTTTCTGGTATGATACCACCGGAGCTCGGTTCCCTGCATAAACTAGAGGTTTTTAACTTGACAAACAATAAGTTTTTCGGCATTATCCCTCCCTCCATTGGTAACCTTACATCTCTCACACATCTTTCTCTGAGTTCCTGTGGGTTGACAGGACAAATTCCAGAGTCGTTTGGCCAACTACAGAGCCTAATTCTTCTCCAATTAACGGATAATGGTTTCAGTGGTAGCATTCCTTTGGGACTCTTCAATATATCTACTATTCAATTGTTTGAAGCTGCTACCAATCAGCTAGAAGGAACCATACCAGAAAACATAGGCACCACCCTTACTAGTTTGAGGGGCATTTTGTTGGCACAAAACAAACTAAGTGGGGTGTTTCCTGTTTCACTTCTAAATTCTACGACATTCGAAAGGATAGGCTTATTCTCGAATAAGTTAACAGGGCCAATACCTAAAGATCTTGGCAGGCTTTCGAGGCTCACTGTTGTTGCCATTTGGAGTAACTATTTCGTGGGAGATATCAGTTTTATTTCTTCATTGACAAACTGCACGAACCTAAGTGTTCTTCTAATCGGTAACAACCTGTTCACTGGTTTCTTGCCAATCTCCATCGCCAATCTTTCCGGTAAAATTACCAAGATAGATCTTTCTCATAATAAGATACGTGGAAACATTAGTTCAGATATTCAAAAACTTTACAATCTGACTCGATTGAATCTCTCCAGCAATTATCTTGAGGGTTCTATTCCTCTTGGAATTGGGAATCTTGGAAAATTGATAGATCTTGATCTGGGAGGTAACAGATTTACCAGTGAGATACCATCTTCGATCGGTAACCTGACGTTGTTAAATCACATGTTCTTGCAAGAAAATCACCTCTTCGGAAGTGTACCTAAGAGTCTCATcaattgcacttacttgttgtCTCTAAATCTCTCTCATAACAATCTTAATGGCTCGATACCACAAGAGATTATGAGTCTTTCTTCCCTCTCTGTTTTtcttgatctgtctcacaattCCTTCACGGGATCTATTCCACTTGAAGTTGGCTCGTTGACAAAGCTAGGAAACCTACATTTGTCCGACAACAGATTATCTGGACTTATGCCTGCTTCCTTAGGCAGATGCACGAGCTTGGAAGAACTTTATCTCGAGGGAAATTCTTTTGAAGGCGAAATACCTTCCAAGTTGAGTGACTTGGAGGGTTTACAATTCTTGGATCTTTCAAGAAACAACCTTTCCGGGGCAATCCCTGGTTTCTTGAGTAGGCTACACCTCGAAAAACTCAACTTGTCATTCAATAACCTGCAAGGACAAGTCCCAATATCAGGAGTATTTAGAAACAAAACTCTTGTATCTCTTGATGGGAACAAAGAACTCTGCGGAGGGATTCTTGAGCTACAACTTCCCCCTTGCTCTTCATCGAATTCCTCGAAGAAATACAAGTTATCTCAACTGAAATTCCTGATTCCGTTGATGGTTTTTGGAATGATCATCTGTGTATCACTTTCAGTATGCTGGATCAGGTTCATTTTTAGGAGAAAACGCATGAGAAAAGACTCAGTTTCTTCCTTTCCATCCTTTCTCGAGCATGATCACGTTATGAGGCTTTCTTATTCGGATCTTTTAAAGGCCACAGGGGGATTCAACGAGGATAATGTGGTTGGAGTCGGGAGATTTGGATCGGTTTACAAAGGGATTCTTGATGGTTCAGCGCAATTAATAGCAGTAAAAGTGCTTAATCTGTCAGTTAAAGGCGCCTGCAAGAGTTTAGCCGCTGAATGCAACGTATTGAGGAACGCGAGGCATCgaaatttattgaaaatattaagCATTTGCGATAGCATAGACTCAGAAGGATATACGTTTAAGGCATTGGTTTATGAGTTCAAGGCTAAAGGGAGTCTAGAAAAGTGGTTACACCATAATAAAGAAGAAGATGGTGAGGCAGAATCCAAGAAACTTGACTTGATCCAACGGCTAAAAATCGCCATTGATGTTGCTCATGCGGTAGAGTACTTGCATTGTGGGACTGATTCGGTCATTGTTCATGGTGATTTGAAGCCGAGTAACATACTTTTGGACCATGACATGTTGGCACATGTTGGCGATTTCGGATTGGCTAAGATTGTTTCAAGCAttttgccaacaggtgaaagtaGTAGTTCGGTTGGAATAATGGGTACCGTTGGATATATTCCTCCAG AATACGGGTCGAGCTGGAGAGTCACAGAACAAGGTGATCTATACAGTTACGGGATTCTTGTTTTGGAGATGTTCACTAAGAGAAGACCAACAAGCTACCCATTTAAGGACCACTTAAATCTTCACAATTTTGTTCGCTGTGCTTTACCAGATCAAGTAATGGAAATCGTTGATCCATTTTTCCGAAAAGTGCATGCCCAGAATTCCAAGCTTAAGGATTGTTTGACTTGTCTACTAAGTGTTGGAGTTGCATGCTCAAGAGAGAATCCGATTCAGAGAATGCCCATGAGTGCCGTGATCCAAGAATTGCAGAGGATAAAAAATTGTTATCAAGGTGGCTAA
- the LOC142552715 gene encoding two-component response regulator ORR21-like, with translation MACSSGGKLVVPEQFPAGLRVLVVDDDLVCLRVLEQMLLKCVYNVTSCSQATVALKLLRERKGCYDIVLSDVHMPDMDGFRLLELVGLEMDLPVIMISADGRTDLVMRGIRHGACDYLIKPIRDEELKNIWQHVVRKRWNGNKEPEHSDSLDDSDQNKRANDDAEYGSSVNEGGDGVLKSQKKRRETKDDDSSELENDDPTMAKKPRVVWSVDLHQQFVSAVNQLGIDKAVPKRILELMNVPGLTRENVASHLQKFRLYLKRLSGVAQQQGGLPSSYCGPLEQNPNLASIGRFDIQALAGSAQLPPQTLAAIHAEFLSRPAGNLVLSAMDQPALLHASLQGPKYIPVDQNVAYGQPLIKCSSNIIKQISHPLMSNEDGQSEFRAWSSKDISDVVPACDNSSVVEANGNMMKSFVQQQQRQRRQHQLELQRQSIMLEPSRSINVQASCLVVPSQSSANFQPVNSPASVNQNLSFGNTTVDYNNPSVRSNNQSGFGQILDLECKPAFMLSEFSDSGSVSSASSCKKKAEGGLTNVQYMQSLYGGKTDRVIDQESIRNPVYVSKGTSIPSRFAVDVHEYPLGNINHVKFYAENNSNKVKQEPNMDFRDNVQVGIPVRQYFPQMI, from the exons ATGGCGTGCTCTAGCGGCGGAAAACTGGTGGTGCCGGAGCAGTTCCCGGCGGGGCTCAGGGTTTTGGTGGTGGACGACGACCTCGTTTGTTTGCGTGTGCTGGAGCAGATGCTTCTCAAGTGCGTGTACAATG TTACCAGTTGTTCTCAAGCTACAGTTGCTTTGAAGTTATTACGGGAAAGGAAAGGCTGTTATGATATAGTACTCAGTGACGTTCACATGCCTGATATGGATGGCTTCAGACTTCTGGAGTTAGTTGGATTGGAAATGGACCTTCCTGTTATAA TGATATCTGCTGATGGAAGGACGGACCTTGTCATGAGAGGAATCAGACATGGAGCGTGTGATTACTTGATTAAACCTATTCGGGATGAAGAACTGAAAAATATTTGGCAGCATGTTGTTAGGAAAAGGTGGAATGGCAATAAAGAACCCGAACATTCAGATAGCCTAGACGACAGCGATCAGAATAAACGAGCAAATGATGATGCTGAGTATGGCTCTTCCGTGAATGAGGGGGGGGATGGGGTACTAAAATCACAGAAGAAAAGGAGGGAAACTAAAGATGATGATAGCTCAGAATTGGAAAATGATGACCCTACCATGGCAAAGAAGCCTCGGGTCGTCTGGTCTGTGGACCTTCATCAGCAATTTGTTagtgctgtaaatcaactcggGATTGATA AGGCCGTACCCAAGAGAATTCTTGAATTGATGAATGTTCCTGGTTTAACGAGGGAGAATGTGGCAAGTCACTTACAG AAATTTAGACTATACTTGAAGAGATTGAGTGGAGTGGCTCAACAACAGGGTGGTCTCCCTAGTTCTTATTGTGGCCCGCTGGAACAAAATCCAAACCTAGCTTCCATTGGGAGATTTGACATCCAAGCATTGGCAGGTTCTGCCCAACTTCCTCCACAGACATTGGCAGCTATACATGCTGAGTTTTTGTCTCGACCAGCAGGAAACTTAGTTTTGTCAGCAATGGATCAGCCAGCCCTACTTCATGCATCTCTGCAGGGACCTAAATACATTCCTGTAGATCAAAATGTGGCTTATGGTCAGCCTTTGATTAAATGCTCATCCAACATTATCAAACAAATTTCTCATCCTCTGATGTCGAACGAGGATGGTCAATCGGAATTCAGAGCCTGGTCATCCAAGGATATCAGTGATGTGGTACCAGCCTGCGATAATAGTAGTGTAGTTGAAGCGAATGGTAATATGATGAAAAGTTTCGTACAGCAACAGCAGCGACAAAGAAGACAGCACCAGCTGGAACTACAGAGACAATCTATAATGCTGGAGCCGAGCCGTTCAATAAATGTGCAGGCTTCTTGCTTGGTGGTTCCATCCCAATCTTCAGCCAATTTTCAACCTGTAAATAGTCCTGCTTCTGTCAATCAAAACCTTAGCTTTGGAAATACGACAGTGGATTACAACAATCCATCAGTTCGATCAAACAATCAATCAGGTTTTGGTCAAATATTGGACTTAGAATGTAAACCTGCGTTTATGCTTTCTGAGTTTTCTGATTCAGGTTCAGTTTCATCTGCATCGTCTTGCAAAAAAAAAGCAGAAGGGGGTCTAACTAACGTGCAATATATGCAAAGTTTGTATGGTGGTAAAACAGACAGGGTAATTGATCAGGAATCTATTAGAAATCCAGTATATGTCAGTAAAGGAACATCCATACCGAGTCGCTTTGCCGTGGATGTCCACGAATATCCACTGGgaaatataaatcatgtaaaatTCTATGCTGAGAATAATTCTAACAAAGTGAAGCAGGAGCCAAACATGGATTTCAGGGATAATGTGCAAGTGGGCATCCCAGTACGCCAGTATTTTCCCCAAATGATCTGA